In Terriglobus sp. TAA 43, a single window of DNA contains:
- the htpG gene encoding molecular chaperone HtpG gives MAKQEFQTEVSQLLQLIVHSLYSHPEIFLRELISNSSDALDKLRHLSLTDEKFKALVGNGIDAPRIDLELDEANKLLTLSDTGVGMNQEDLISHLGTIARSGTKNFLSHLSGDARKDSNLIGQFGVGFYSVFMVADKVDVYSRKAGEETTWKWTSDGKTGFDLEEVTGEHARSVAGTTIVIHLNDEGAQYANGYRLQEIVKKYSNHIAFPIFLTYDKSEWDAEKKESIKTRTTEQVNAASAMWRRSRSELKDDDYKELYKSLTGDWDDPLFWFHTRAEGTLEYTTLFYIPSKAPLDLYQQDYKGGVKLYVKRVFIMDDSKDLLPPYLRFVRGIIDSEDLPLNVSREILQQNKVLTSIKTASVKKILSEFKTIANNDKEKYAQFITEYNRPLKEGVYGDYANRDTLLDLVRFKSTKVEGLTSLAEAKERMQPEQKALYYITGGTESMLRNSPLLEIYKKKGIEVLILDDEIDEIVFSTVNNYGDVEFKSVNKSSTSEDVKDEASPEKTEELKPLLEKIKATLGDAVKDVRASSRLADSPSVIVSDEDEPSARMRRMMEAMGQKDLPAMQPTLEINPDHEIIRKLLADPSNSRVDDAAWLLFDQALLLEGVPLKDPTTFVQRLNRVLNQSI, from the coding sequence ATGGCAAAACAGGAATTTCAGACAGAAGTATCGCAACTCCTCCAACTGATCGTTCATTCGCTGTATTCGCACCCGGAGATCTTTCTCCGCGAACTGATCTCCAACTCGTCAGACGCGCTGGATAAGCTGCGCCACCTGAGCCTGACGGATGAGAAGTTCAAGGCGCTGGTGGGCAACGGCATTGATGCACCGCGCATTGACTTGGAGCTGGACGAAGCGAACAAGCTGCTGACGCTGTCCGATACGGGCGTTGGCATGAACCAGGAAGATTTGATTTCGCACCTGGGCACCATTGCGCGTTCGGGAACGAAGAACTTCCTCTCGCACCTTTCCGGCGATGCGCGCAAAGATTCCAACCTGATCGGTCAGTTTGGTGTGGGTTTCTATTCCGTGTTTATGGTCGCGGATAAGGTGGATGTCTACTCGCGCAAGGCGGGTGAAGAGACCACATGGAAGTGGACCAGCGACGGCAAGACCGGCTTCGACCTGGAAGAGGTCACGGGCGAGCATGCGCGCAGTGTGGCTGGAACCACCATCGTTATCCATCTGAATGATGAGGGCGCGCAGTACGCCAATGGATATCGGCTGCAGGAGATTGTGAAGAAGTATTCCAATCACATCGCCTTCCCCATCTTCCTGACGTACGACAAGAGCGAGTGGGATGCGGAGAAGAAGGAATCCATCAAGACGCGCACCACGGAACAGGTGAATGCTGCGAGCGCGATGTGGCGTCGTTCCAGGTCCGAGTTGAAGGATGACGATTACAAGGAGTTATACAAGTCGCTGACCGGCGATTGGGACGATCCGCTGTTCTGGTTCCACACGCGCGCGGAAGGCACGCTGGAATACACCACGCTGTTTTACATTCCGTCGAAGGCCCCACTGGACCTGTATCAACAGGACTACAAGGGCGGCGTGAAGCTGTATGTGAAGCGCGTGTTCATCATGGACGACTCGAAGGATCTGCTGCCGCCGTATCTGCGTTTCGTGCGCGGCATTATTGATTCCGAAGACCTGCCGCTGAATGTGTCGCGCGAGATTCTGCAGCAGAACAAGGTGCTCACCAGCATCAAGACGGCCAGCGTGAAGAAGATCCTGTCGGAGTTCAAGACCATTGCGAACAACGACAAGGAGAAGTACGCGCAGTTCATCACTGAGTACAACCGTCCGCTGAAGGAAGGCGTGTACGGCGACTATGCGAATCGCGATACGCTGCTGGACCTGGTGCGCTTCAAGTCGACAAAGGTGGAAGGCCTGACGTCGCTGGCGGAAGCAAAAGAGCGCATGCAGCCCGAGCAGAAGGCGCTGTATTACATCACTGGCGGCACAGAGAGCATGCTGCGTAACTCGCCGCTGTTGGAGATCTACAAGAAGAAGGGCATTGAAGTCCTGATTCTTGATGACGAGATTGATGAGATCGTCTTCTCCACCGTGAACAACTACGGCGATGTGGAATTCAAGTCAGTGAATAAGTCTTCCACCTCCGAAGACGTGAAGGATGAGGCGTCTCCAGAGAAGACAGAAGAGTTGAAGCCGCTGCTGGAGAAGATCAAGGCTACGCTGGGCGACGCAGTGAAGGATGTGCGTGCGTCATCGCGGTTGGCTGATAGTCCTTCCGTTATCGTCAGCGATGAGGATGAGCCTTCGGCACGGATGCGTCGCATGATGGAGGCGATGGGGCAGAAGGACCTGCCTGCCATGCAGCCCACGTTGGAAATCAATCCCGATCACGAGATTATTCGCAAGCTGCTGGCCGACCCAAGCAACAGCCGTGTGGACGATGCGGCGTGGTTGTTGTTTGATCAGGCGTTGTTGTTGGAAGGCGTGCCGTTGAAGGATCCGACAACGTT